In a genomic window of Sulfuriferula nivalis:
- a CDS encoding NAD(P)/FAD-dependent oxidoreductase: MKSIAVIGSGIAGLSAAWLLAKHHHVTLYEADDRLGGHSHSVEVTLEGKTAAVDTGFLVCNDRTYPNLLNLFAMLEIPLTASDMSFSVQIADDELAWAGTSIATLFADKRNLVRPRFWLMIKDILRFNREARRLLEDKLNQNTLEEFLVHNNYSTAFRDWYLLPMAAAIWSCPTQQMLDFPARSFIHFFDQHGLLQITNRPQWLTINGGSRNYVQRIADCLPRICLSQAVSSITRTATGVQVTSSAGTRDFDEVVLATHSDQSLAMLSDFSADESRILSAIKYQPNKAILHTDSSILPARSMWSAWNFHTKNAAPGQSPVSVTYLINQLQPLPFQTPVMVTLNPDVEIAADKIIRSFDYAHPVFDQAAITAQTQLSQIQGKNHTWFCGAWTGFGFHEDGLKSGMAVAQSLGASIPWVVSS; this comes from the coding sequence ATGAAATCTATCGCCGTTATAGGCTCGGGCATTGCGGGTTTGTCGGCAGCCTGGCTGCTTGCCAAACACCATCACGTCACCCTGTATGAAGCTGATGACCGATTGGGTGGGCATAGTCACAGCGTGGAAGTGACACTGGAAGGAAAAACCGCAGCCGTTGACACCGGTTTTCTGGTTTGTAATGACCGCACCTATCCGAATTTGTTGAATTTGTTTGCCATGCTGGAAATACCACTCACAGCCAGTGATATGTCATTTAGCGTGCAAATTGCTGATGATGAACTGGCTTGGGCAGGTACATCTATCGCAACTTTGTTTGCTGATAAACGAAATTTAGTGCGTCCCCGTTTCTGGTTAATGATCAAAGATATATTACGCTTTAACCGTGAAGCACGGCGCTTGCTAGAAGACAAGCTTAACCAGAATACGTTAGAAGAGTTTCTAGTTCACAACAACTACAGCACGGCGTTCAGGGATTGGTATTTGCTGCCCATGGCAGCAGCGATATGGTCATGCCCTACTCAACAAATGCTGGACTTTCCTGCTCGTTCTTTTATTCATTTCTTTGATCAGCATGGTTTACTGCAAATCACTAATCGACCTCAATGGTTAACTATCAATGGTGGATCACGCAACTATGTGCAACGCATAGCCGATTGTCTTCCGCGTATTTGTTTATCACAAGCGGTCAGCAGCATCACTCGCACTGCTACTGGTGTGCAAGTCACCAGCAGCGCTGGAACACGAGATTTTGATGAAGTTGTATTAGCGACACACAGTGATCAGAGTCTGGCCATGCTCAGTGATTTCAGCGCAGATGAATCACGCATACTAAGTGCCATCAAATATCAGCCAAATAAAGCCATACTGCATACCGACAGCAGCATTTTGCCTGCAAGATCTATGTGGTCAGCGTGGAATTTTCACACTAAAAATGCGGCACCTGGACAATCCCCAGTCAGCGTCACTTACCTGATTAACCAGCTCCAGCCTCTGCCTTTTCAAACACCGGTCATGGTGACGCTCAATCCCGATGTTGAAATTGCGGCTGATAAAATTATTCGTAGTTTTGATTATGCCCACCCTGTATTTGATCAGGCAGCCATTACGGCACAAACTCAACTATCTCAAATTCAAGGCAAGAACCATACTTGGTTTTGTGGCGCATGGACAGGGTTTGGCTTTCATGAAGACGGCCTGAAATCAGGCATGGCAGTTGCGCAAAGTTTAGGTGCAAGCATTCCATGGGTAGTTAGTTCATGA
- a CDS encoding glutathione peroxidase, which yields MNNILIAMAIMSIIYSLPSAAAPTCPAILDHRVNTLLEQPADLCSYAGKVVMVVNTASYCGNTHQYAGLEALYHKEKANGLVILGFPSNDFGSQEPGSNKEIAKFCRLTYGVEFPMFEKTEVTASSANPLFKQLIAATGHAPQWNFHKYLISRDGKTILSFENTVDPADPVLVKQIQQMLAQKP from the coding sequence ATGAATAATATATTAATTGCTATGGCTATAATGTCAATAATCTATAGCTTACCAAGTGCAGCAGCACCAACTTGTCCAGCAATACTGGATCATCGGGTGAATACATTACTGGAACAACCTGCCGATTTATGTAGCTATGCAGGGAAAGTCGTGATGGTAGTTAATACTGCAAGTTATTGTGGTAATACACACCAGTATGCAGGACTGGAAGCCTTATACCACAAAGAAAAAGCTAATGGATTAGTCATACTAGGTTTTCCTTCAAATGATTTTGGATCTCAGGAGCCTGGAAGTAATAAAGAAATAGCAAAGTTTTGTCGGCTGACATACGGTGTGGAATTTCCTATGTTTGAAAAAACCGAGGTGACTGCAAGCAGTGCTAATCCACTCTTTAAACAGCTCATTGCTGCTACAGGTCATGCGCCACAATGGAATTTTCATAAATACTTAATCAGCCGCGATGGCAAAACAATTTTATCGTTTGAAAACACGGTAGATCCAGCCGATCCGGTGTTAGTTAAACAGATACAACAAATGCTCGCACAAAAGCCATGA
- a CDS encoding SDR family NAD(P)-dependent oxidoreductase — protein sequence MSLNAKIRNWDDKVVWITGASSGIGAALAQQFISLGARVIVSSRHLDTMPHAYVIACDTTNVDSLNHAAAEIRRIYGQLDLIIANAGNHTPMHADSIDMAAATALINTNFTGTVNTVATALPILKIGGGIAVVASVAGYRGLPTGLIYGATKAALINFTETLYLDLVPKGYSVYLINPGFVKTPLTDKNAFAMPALITADAAASAIITGMEHGDFEIHFPKKFTRIMKLLRYLPYRVYFWLIHKGTGL from the coding sequence ATGAGCTTAAACGCTAAAATTCGTAATTGGGATGATAAGGTAGTGTGGATTACTGGTGCATCCTCAGGTATAGGGGCTGCATTAGCACAGCAGTTTATAAGCTTGGGGGCGCGTGTGATTGTCAGTTCTCGCCACCTCGATACTATGCCACATGCGTATGTCATTGCCTGCGACACAACCAACGTGGACAGCTTAAATCATGCTGCAGCAGAGATACGCCGAATATACGGTCAGCTTGACCTCATCATTGCCAATGCAGGCAATCACACGCCCATGCACGCCGATAGTATTGATATGGCTGCGGCCACAGCGCTTATTAATACCAATTTCACTGGCACAGTAAATACAGTTGCGACTGCGTTACCCATACTCAAAATCGGTGGTGGTATTGCAGTCGTAGCTAGTGTTGCAGGGTATCGTGGTTTACCCACAGGGCTTATCTATGGTGCGACCAAAGCTGCGTTGATTAACTTTACAGAAACCCTGTATCTGGATTTAGTACCTAAAGGTTATAGCGTTTACCTGATTAACCCAGGCTTTGTAAAAACACCGCTCACCGATAAAAATGCATTTGCCATGCCTGCCCTGATCACTGCTGATGCAGCTGCCTCCGCAATTATCACAGGAATGGAACACGGGGATTTTGAGATTCATTTCCCTAAAAAATTTACCCGCATCATGAAACTGCTACGATACCTGCCCTACCGCGTCTATTTTTGGCTTATCCATAAAGGAACAGGATTATGA
- a CDS encoding MerR family transcriptional regulator, whose product MQKNINIAAIERDTGLGKDTLRVWERRYGFPAPERDENGERVYAPSDLDKIRLVQRLMHQGHRPGKIMHLDIATLGAMLNLDTASNATNSTEIEIVRLLKTHQISEIHQYLRNLLIEQGLARFVTDSLSIMNTQVGDAWMQGQLAIFEEHAYSEQVQAILRATINQLSSALMPPKILLTTLPGEQHILGLLMAEAMLTLAGATCINLGAQIPVYEINAAMRAHQADVLCLSFNTAFPKNQCLQSLAELHQLLPAKATIWVGGQGVPKAKLSTGVQHIPTLSGLEPAVHNWRAR is encoded by the coding sequence ATGCAAAAAAATATCAATATTGCGGCAATTGAACGGGATACTGGACTAGGAAAAGACACTTTGCGTGTCTGGGAGCGTCGTTACGGTTTTCCAGCCCCTGAGCGTGATGAAAACGGGGAGCGGGTTTATGCGCCAAGTGATTTAGATAAAATTCGTCTGGTCCAGCGTTTGATGCACCAGGGTCATCGCCCAGGCAAAATTATGCATTTAGACATTGCGACACTGGGCGCTATGTTAAATTTAGACACGGCAAGCAATGCGACCAACAGTACCGAAATCGAAATTGTACGTTTACTGAAAACACATCAAATTTCCGAGATACATCAATATCTGCGTAATTTATTGATAGAACAAGGATTGGCACGTTTTGTCACTGACAGTCTTAGCATAATGAATACACAGGTGGGCGATGCCTGGATGCAAGGACAGTTAGCGATTTTTGAAGAGCATGCCTATTCAGAACAAGTTCAGGCCATACTACGAGCAACAATTAACCAGCTCTCAAGTGCATTAATGCCTCCGAAAATATTGCTGACAACTTTACCTGGTGAACAGCATATTTTAGGTTTATTAATGGCGGAAGCGATGCTCACACTGGCGGGAGCGACCTGTATAAACCTAGGGGCGCAAATACCCGTTTATGAAATCAATGCGGCAATGCGTGCGCATCAAGCGGATGTGTTATGCCTGTCGTTCAACACCGCATTCCCTAAAAATCAGTGTTTGCAAAGTTTGGCAGAGTTGCATCAACTGCTTCCAGCTAAAGCAACTATTTGGGTGGGAGGACAGGGCGTGCCTAAAGCTAAATTAAGTACGGGTGTGCAGCATATACCAACATTGAGTGGGCTTGAGCCGGCAGTACACAACTGGCGTGCTCGCTAA
- a CDS encoding DUF3833 domain-containing protein: MNTLKLWLTGSLAMLLSSCSSAPIQSYQDEKPVLDVSQYFMGTIDGYGMFQDRSGKVVKRFHVVINAHWDNNIGTLDEHFTWSDNTTSQRIWTITKFDAHHYQGTAADVVDAAQGTAYGNALQWRYVLQLPVDGKVYNVNIDDWMYQIDESSLMNRSKMSKFGFHLGDITLYFKKRSA, from the coding sequence ATGAATACGCTAAAACTATGGTTAACAGGGAGTTTGGCTATGTTGTTATCAAGTTGTTCCAGCGCACCTATACAAAGCTATCAGGATGAAAAGCCCGTATTAGACGTTAGTCAGTACTTTATGGGCACGATAGATGGGTATGGCATGTTTCAGGACAGATCCGGCAAAGTCGTCAAGCGCTTTCATGTTGTTATCAACGCACATTGGGATAATAACATCGGCACATTAGATGAGCATTTTACCTGGTCTGACAATACCACCAGCCAGCGCATCTGGACCATTACTAAATTTGACGCTCATCATTACCAAGGTACGGCTGCAGATGTAGTCGATGCAGCACAAGGCACTGCTTACGGTAATGCCTTGCAATGGCGTTATGTATTGCAATTGCCCGTTGATGGCAAAGTTTATAATGTAAATATCGACGACTGGATGTATCAAATCGACGAAAGCTCGCTCATGAATCGCTCTAAAATGAGCAAATTTGGTTTTCACTTAGGCGATATCACCCTTTATTTTAAAAAGCGTAGCGCATGA
- a CDS encoding SAM-dependent methyltransferase, with the protein MSSPSISLIPPKIDKLPRAGRIFVKLLTGIQTGYLTLHAPEGWHMSFGDPHHSLHANLHIYDWDVCNEILASSDIGLGETYIAGRWFSHDIPALIAIAIHNRDSLAKVMRGSLLSLLAYQIKHKLRTNTKSGSRKNILAHYDLGNDFYQLWLDPSMTYSAALFENDSQRSLIDAQQAKYQRIFDQLECKASQSILEIGCGWGGFAEMAANNNCVVHGVTLSPSQLGFALNRTAHYHETVRPNLSLTDYRDIQGQYDHIVSIEMFEAVGERYWTSYFKTVKRLLRPDGSAVIQTITIDDALFSSYRRSTDFIQQYVFPGGMLPSISLFKKLAMKSGLKVIDAYPFGQDYAETLKRWRVQFHQTWEQAQKLGFDQRFYRLWDFYLAYCEAGFTAGSTNVYQIKLIHADQ; encoded by the coding sequence ATGAGCAGCCCCAGTATAAGTTTAATACCACCCAAAATTGATAAATTGCCACGTGCAGGACGTATCTTCGTCAAATTATTAACGGGGATACAAACAGGATATTTGACTTTGCACGCACCCGAAGGCTGGCATATGAGTTTTGGTGACCCACATCATTCATTACATGCCAATTTACATATCTATGACTGGGATGTATGCAATGAAATTCTGGCCAGTAGTGATATTGGCCTAGGTGAAACCTATATTGCTGGTCGTTGGTTTAGCCATGATATTCCTGCACTGATAGCTATCGCCATTCATAATCGCGACAGTCTGGCCAAAGTCATGCGCGGTAGCCTGTTAAGCCTGCTGGCTTACCAAATCAAACATAAATTGCGCACTAATACCAAGTCCGGCAGCCGTAAAAACATACTTGCTCACTATGATTTAGGTAACGATTTCTATCAATTATGGCTAGATCCAAGCATGACCTATTCTGCTGCATTGTTTGAGAATGACTCACAACGTAGCTTGATTGATGCCCAACAGGCGAAATATCAACGCATATTTGATCAACTCGAATGCAAGGCGAGCCAATCGATATTGGAAATCGGTTGTGGTTGGGGTGGATTTGCTGAAATGGCTGCAAACAACAACTGTGTCGTTCACGGCGTGACGCTGTCGCCCAGTCAATTAGGCTTTGCTCTAAATCGCACTGCTCATTATCACGAAACGGTGCGGCCGAATTTAAGCCTTACCGACTATCGTGATATACAAGGCCAATATGATCATATTGTTTCCATAGAAATGTTTGAAGCCGTTGGCGAGCGCTATTGGACTAGTTACTTCAAAACGGTTAAGCGCTTGTTGCGCCCTGATGGCAGCGCGGTAATACAAACCATTACGATAGATGACGCGCTGTTTAGCAGTTATCGTCGTAGCACTGATTTTATTCAGCAGTATGTGTTTCCCGGCGGCATGTTGCCATCCATCAGCTTATTCAAAAAACTGGCGATGAAATCAGGATTAAAAGTCATCGATGCCTATCCATTTGGGCAGGACTATGCAGAAACCCTTAAGCGCTGGCGTGTGCAATTCCACCAGACTTGGGAGCAAGCGCAGAAGCTCGGTTTTGATCAGCGTTTTTATCGACTATGGGATTTTTATCTGGCCTATTGCGAAGCTGGATTCACCGCAGGCTCGACCAATGTTTATCAAATTAAACTCATCCACGCGGATCAATAA
- a CDS encoding nuclear transport factor 2 family protein, with the protein MNLDALIHYYENLTLVDVEDMGNYYADDAYFRDPFNEVNQLSDIQGIFRKMYQQVDEPSFQILERYISDNGVSLTWNFNFRLKTPGKPLKSIHGLTLLHFNDAGKVTYHRDCWDAAHELYEQLPGIGLLFGFMRKIIGH; encoded by the coding sequence ATGAACTTAGATGCACTCATACATTATTATGAAAATCTGACATTGGTTGATGTTGAAGACATGGGCAATTATTATGCAGATGATGCCTATTTTCGTGACCCATTTAACGAAGTTAATCAACTCAGCGACATACAGGGCATATTCAGGAAAATGTATCAACAAGTTGATGAGCCCAGTTTCCAGATTTTGGAGCGCTATATCAGCGACAATGGCGTAAGCCTGACATGGAATTTTAACTTCCGACTCAAAACCCCAGGCAAACCCCTGAAATCCATACATGGATTAACCCTGCTGCATTTTAATGATGCAGGCAAAGTGACTTACCATCGTGATTGCTGGGATGCTGCACATGAGCTATATGAGCAGCTACCAGGTATAGGGTTGCTGTTTGGTTTCATGCGAAAAATAATAGGCCATTAA
- a CDS encoding DUF1365 domain-containing protein — MKPEVVIGHIMHYRHYPVAHQFTYPTYFLRFSIDDIANLSNRWLSIDRWNLFSFHNRDHGKHDGSSLAIWIRQLLADNGITTANGDIVLHTYPRILGYVFNPVSFWFCHDQDGDVRAILCEVNNTFNEHHSYLLSHLDQRPIVEHEWLQCHKQFHVSPFFAVAGEYQFRFRWKDENCVFQINHHLNEEKMLSTTLSGVKCDLTSNRLIKLFFSQAWMTLAVIIRIHLQAWHLWRKGAKFHPKPQPPNEEISR; from the coding sequence ATGAAGCCCGAGGTTGTCATAGGGCACATCATGCACTACCGACATTATCCGGTAGCGCATCAATTTACTTATCCTACTTATTTTCTACGGTTTTCTATCGATGATATTGCCAATTTGAGCAATCGCTGGTTATCGATAGACAGGTGGAACCTGTTCAGCTTCCATAACCGTGATCACGGTAAACATGATGGCAGCAGTTTAGCTATCTGGATACGCCAGTTACTCGCTGATAACGGCATCACAACGGCGAATGGTGACATTGTTTTACACACTTATCCTCGCATACTCGGGTACGTTTTTAATCCTGTCAGCTTCTGGTTTTGTCATGACCAGGATGGTGATGTGAGAGCCATTTTATGTGAAGTAAATAACACCTTTAACGAGCATCATAGTTATCTACTCAGTCATCTCGACCAACGCCCCATCGTTGAACATGAGTGGCTGCAATGCCACAAGCAGTTTCATGTATCCCCATTTTTTGCAGTGGCAGGTGAATACCAGTTCAGATTTCGATGGAAGGATGAAAACTGCGTATTCCAAATCAATCATCACCTCAATGAGGAAAAAATGCTCAGCACCACTCTCTCAGGAGTTAAGTGCGATTTAACCTCCAACAGATTGATTAAATTGTTTTTTAGTCAGGCATGGATGACGCTGGCAGTCATCATCCGTATTCATCTTCAGGCCTGGCATTTATGGCGTAAAGGCGCGAAATTTCACCCTAAGCCCCAACCACCGAATGAGGAAATAAGTCGATGA